From the Methanomassiliicoccales archaeon genome, one window contains:
- a CDS encoding methyltransferase domain-containing protein, with protein sequence MVATHRVEIGNVAFWNNWASRENESRFLMNELTEKQLQRIAVNQEDSILEIGPGSGRLTIPIAKIAKKITVIEPSENMLSYLRVNADKENLRNIVYINKSWEEVVIGKDVKQHDIVLASFSILMCDLRETLSKINRAAKKVVYIFASADDWMPEEIQRIVYGKRIMAEMTDHVIIFNMLSLLGIRTNVEIFDYLSKRRFTNFEEAVSDFMSIYNIPENKSEMVKQLLKRKLVSENGELLFLRKKKVAMIWWRHSY encoded by the coding sequence ATGGTCGCAACTCACCGTGTTGAAATAGGAAATGTGGCATTTTGGAATAATTGGGCATCGAGAGAAAATGAAAGTAGATTCTTGATGAATGAGCTAACGGAGAAACAACTTCAACGCATAGCAGTGAATCAGGAAGACTCAATTCTAGAAATCGGTCCCGGAAGTGGAAGGCTTACGATTCCAATTGCAAAAATTGCAAAGAAAATTACAGTTATTGAACCGTCAGAAAATATGCTTTCTTATCTCAGGGTAAATGCAGATAAAGAGAACTTGCGAAATATCGTTTATATAAATAAGTCATGGGAAGAAGTGGTCATAGGAAAAGACGTTAAACAACATGATATTGTCCTCGCCTCTTTTTCTATTCTAATGTGTGATCTTCGAGAAACTCTTTCGAAAATAAACAGGGCTGCAAAGAAAGTGGTATACATATTCGCTTCAGCAGATGACTGGATGCCAGAAGAGATCCAGAGGATAGTGTATGGTAAGAGAATTATGGCTGAGATGACTGATCATGTGATAATATTTAACATGCTGTCTCTCCTCGGAATAAGAACAAATGTGGAAATCTTTGATTATCTTTCAAAAAGGCGGTTCACAAATTTTGAGGAAGCAGTCTCAGACTTTATGAGCATTTACAATATTCCAGAGAATAAGTCAGAGATGGTGAAACAACTTTTGAAAAGAAAGCTTGTGAGCGAAAATGGCGAACTTCTTTTCTTGCGAAAAAAGAAAGTTGCTATGATATGGTGGAGGCATTCTTATTGA